One part of the Onychomys torridus chromosome 13, mOncTor1.1, whole genome shotgun sequence genome encodes these proteins:
- the LOC118594617 gene encoding protocadherin alpha-C2 isoform X4 has product MEQEGTRPGATEHPRPRRPLPWLLYLSFRLLLVLLPGPAASQLRYSVPEEQSPGALVGNVARALGLELRRLGPGCLRINHLGAPSPRYLELDLTNGALFVNERIDREALCEQRPRCLLSLEVLAHNPVAVSAIQVEILDINDNSPRFPRPDYQLQVSESVAPGARFHIESAQDPDVGANSVQTYELSPSEHFELDLKPLQENSKVLELVLRKGLDREQTALHHLILTAVDGGIPARSGTAQITVRVLDTNDNSPAFDQSTYRVQLREDAPPGTLVVKLNASDPDEGSNGELRYSLSSYTSDRERQLFSIDATTGEVRVSGTLDYEESSSYQIYVQATDRGPVPMAGHCKVLVDIMDVNDNAPEVVLTDLYSPVPEDVALNTVVALLSVNDQDSGSNRKVSLGLEASLPFRLNGFGNSYTLVVSGPLDRERVAAYNITVTATDGGIPPLTSQRTLQIEISDINDNPPSFLKDSYSIYIQENNLPGVLLCTVQATDPDQKENAEVTYSLLDREIQGLPVTSYVSINSASGSLYAVNSFDYEKFREFFVTVEAQDKGRPPLSSTVTANVYVVDMNDHAPHILYPTSTNSSAAIEMVPRTAPAGYLVTKVIAMDSDSGQNAWLFYHLVPTSDSDLFKVELHTGEIRITRKIGDESGTTFNLTVVVRDNGEPPLSATVAITVAVVDRVSKMLPDTQRHIKSARTYSEITLYLIIALSTVSFIFLLTIIVLSIIKCYRYTAYGTACCGGFCGVRERCPAELYKQANNNIDARLPHGLKVQPHFIEVRGNGSLTKTYCYKACLTAGSGSDTFMFYNTGAQTGPGPGAQASVTDNRHLTGQSGQSAGNLIILKNEAVSQNEPRQPNPDWRYSASLRAGMHSSVHLEEAGILRAGPGGPDQQWPTVSSATPEPEAGEVSPPVGAGVNSNSWTFKYGPGNPKQSGPEPKKQTQVSFLLRRKGEPSQPRQ; this is encoded by the exons ATGGAGCAGGAGGGCACCAGACCTGGGGCGACAGAGCATCCGCGACCCCGGCGGCCTTTACCCTGGCTGCTGTATCTATCTTTCcggctgctgctggtgctgctgccaGGCCCAGCGGCCTCCCAGCTACGATACTCGGTGCCGGAGGAGCAGAGCCCGGGCGCGCTCGTGGGCAACGTGGCCAGAGCCTTGGGGCTGGAACTGCGGCGCTTGGGACCCGGCTGCCTGCGCATCAACCATCTGGGTGCACCCAGCCCGCGCTACCTGGAGCTGGACTTGACGAACGGAGCGCTCTTCGTCAACGAGCGCATCGATCGCGAGGCACTGTGCGAGCAGCGGCCTCGTTGCCTGCTCAGCTTGGAAGTGCTGGCGCACAACCCGGTGGCAGTGAGCGCGATCCAGGTGGAGATATTGGACATCAACGATAACTCGCCGCGCTTTCCGCGGCCGGACTACCAGCTTCAGGTAAGCGAATCCGTGGCACCTGGAGCGCGGTTTCACATAGAGAGCGCACAGGACCCCGACGTCGGCGCCAACTCAGTGCAGACCTACGAGCTCAGCCCGAGCGAGCACTTTGAGCTGGACCTGAAACCCCTGCAGGAGAATAGCAAGGTGTTGGAGCTGGTGCTGCGGAAGGGCCTAGATCGCGAGCAGACCGCCTTGCACCACTTGATTCTCACTGCGGTGGACGGGGGCATTCCAGCTCGCTCAGGCACGGCTCAGATCACTGTTCGAGTCCTGGACACTAatgacaattctcctgcctttgaCCAATCCACTTACCGCGTTCAACTGCGGGAGGACGCTCCCCCGGGCACGTTGGTAGTGAAGTTGAATGCTTCGGACCCGGATGAGGGTTCCAACGGTGAACTCAGGTACTCCCTGAGCAGCTACACATCAGACAGGGAGAGACAACTCTTCAGCATCGATGCCACTACAGGGGAAGTGAGAGTAAGTGGAACTCTGGATTATGAGGAGTCTTCCTCCTACCAGATCTATGTGCAAGCGACTGACCGGGGACCAGTGCCCATGGCGGGTCACTGCAAGGTGTTGGTGGACATTATGGATGTTAATGATAATGCTCCAGAGGTGGTGCTCACAGACTTATACAGCCCAGTGCCTGAGGATGTTGCTCTCAACACTGTTGTGGCCCTTCTCAGTGTGAATGACCAAGATTCAGGTTCCAACCGGAAAGTGAGTCTGGGTCTGGAGGCTTCACTGCCTTTCCGGCTGAATGGCTTTGGAAACTCCTATACACTAGTGGTGAGTGGCCCACTGGATCGGGAGCGGGTAGCTGCCTACAACATCACAGTGACAGCCACGGATGGGGGAATACCACCACTCACATCTCAAAGGACACTGCAGATTGAGATCTCTGACATCAATGACAACCCTCCAAGCTTCCTGAAGGACTCCTATTCCATCTACATCCAGGAAAACAATTTGCCGGGTGTGTTGCTTTGCACTGTGCAAGCCACAGACCCAGATCAGAAGGAGAATGCAGAGGTGACTTACTCACTCCTAGACAGGGAGATTCAAGGGCTGCCGGTCACCTCCTATGTCTCCATTAACAGTGCCAGTGGCAGCCTTTATGCTGTCAACTCCTTTGACTATGAGAAATTTCGAGAGTTTTTTGTGACTGTGGAAGCCCAGGACAAGGGGAGGCCACCACTAAGTAGCACTGTGACCGCCAATGTGTATGTGGTGGACATGAATGACCACGCCCCTCACATTCTATACCCTACCTCAACTAATTCATCAGCAGCCATTGAGATGGTGCCTCGGACTGCCCCTGCTGGCTACCTGGTCACCAAAGTCATAGCCATGGATTCAGACTCCGGCCAGAATGCTTGGCTCTTTTACCATTTAGTCCCAACTTCTGACTCGGACCTCTTTAAAGTAGAACTCCACACGGGAGAGATCAGGATTACCAGAAAGATTGGAGATGAGAGTGGTACCACTTTCAACCTGACTGTGGTGGTTCGTGACAATGGGGAGCCACCTCTATCAGCTACTGTGGCCATCACAGTAGCTGTGGTGGACAGGGTTTCTAAAATGCTCCCCGACACTCAGAGACATATTAAGAGTGCTCGGACATACTCTGAAATCACACTTTACCTGATAATCGCATTAAGCACAGTGTCTTTTATATTTCTCTTGACAATCATCGTTTTGAGCATCATCAAGTGCTACCGCTACACTGCTTACGGCACAGCATGCTGTGGAGGCTTCTGTGGAGTGAGGGAGCGGTGCCCTGCGGAACTGTACAAACAGGCCAATAACAATATTGATGCCAGGTTACCACATGGCCTCAAAGTACAGCCTCACTTCATTGAGGTTCGAGGCAATGGCTCCCTCACCAAGACCTACTGCTACAAGGCCTGCCTGACAGCGGGCTCAGGCAGTGACACTTTCATGTTTTACAACACAGGGGCCCAGACAGGACCAGGGCCAGGAGCCCAAGCCTCGGTGACTGACAACAGGCATCTTACGGGCCaaagtgggcagagtgctgggaaCCTGATTATCCTAAAAAATGAGGCTGTCTCTCAAAATGAG CCCCGACAGCCCAACCCTGACTGGCGTTATTCTGCCTCACTAAGAGCAGGCATGCACAG ctCTGTGCACCTGGAAGAGGCTGGCATTCTACGCGCTGGTCCAGGAGGGCCTGATCAGCAGTGGCCAACGGTATCCAGTGCAACACCAG